From one Lolium rigidum isolate FL_2022 chromosome 4, APGP_CSIRO_Lrig_0.1, whole genome shotgun sequence genomic stretch:
- the LOC124648595 gene encoding AAA-ATPase At2g46620-like: MPLPDVVGVLAYAALAAVALRAVLSYKSAAHAARRLWRWADEWAQAYQYYDVPRLVAAGDAAENPLFRKAAAYVSSLPSLEDADAACVLSSPTKTNDFSLQLGPGHTAHDAFLGARLAWTNAGADRLVLRVRRHDRTRVLRPYLQHVESVADEMDLRRRELRLYANAGGSDGAAPRWASAPFTHPATLDTVAMDPDLKARVRADLETFLKGRAYYHRLGRVWRRSYLLYGPHGTGKSTFAAAMARFLGYDVYDVDLSRAGTDDDLRAMLLDTAPRSLILVEDLDRYLRGGDGETSAARAARVLGFMDGLSSCCGEERVMVFTMSGGKDGVDPAVLRPGRLDVHIHFTLCDFQGFKALASNYLGLKDHKLYPQVEEGFHAGARLSPAELGEIMLANRASPSRALRTVISALQHVAAPPARTSSAAAARPPRLSSRLSGHLDEPNAAASESNAASLSPGGFGKETPMREFKKLYGLIKIRSRKEGGVVPVDDTAGSPHRRVSDASATEKDR; this comes from the coding sequence ATGCCGCTGCCGGACGTCGTCGGCGTCCTGGCCTACGCCGCCCTGGCCGCGGTCGCGCTGCGGGCGGTGCTCTCCTACAAGTCGGCGGCGCACGCGGCGCGCCGGCTGTGGCGCTGGGCCGACGAGTGGGCCCAGGCGTACCAGTACTACGACGTGCCGCggctcgtcgccgccggcgacgcggcCGAGAACCCGCTCTTCCGCAAGGCGGCGGCCTACGTGTCGTCGCTGCCCTCGCTGGAGGACGCGGACGCCGCCTGCGTGCTCTCCTCCCCGACCAAGACCAACGACTTCTCGCTGCAGCTCGGCCCCGGCCACACCGCGCACGACGCCTTCCTCGGCGCGCGCCTCGCCTGGACCAACGCCGGCGCCGACCGCCTCGTCCTGCGCGTGCGCCGCCACGACCGCACCCGCGTGCTGCGGCCATACCTGCAGCACGTCGAGTCCGTCGCCGACGAGATGGACCTGCGCCGCCGCGAGCTCCGCCTCTACGCCAACGCCGGCGGCTCCGACGGCGCCGCACCGCGCTGGGCGTCCGCGCCCTTCACCCACCCGGCCACGCTCGACACGGTGGCCATGGACCCGGACCTCAAGGCCCGCGTCCGCGCCGACCTCGAGACCTTCCTCAAGGGCCGCGCGTACTACCACCGCCTCGGCCGCGTCTGGCGCCGGAGCTACCTGCTCTACGGCCCGCACGGCACCGGCAAGTCCAccttcgccgccgccatggccaggTTCCTCGGCTACGACGTCTACGACGTCGACCTCTCCCGCGCCGGCACCGACGACGACCTCCGCGCCATGCTCCTCGACACCGCCCCGCGCTCGCTCATCCTCGTCGAGGACCTCGACCGCTACCTCCGCGGCGGCGACGGGGAGACCTCCGCCGCCAGGGCCGCCAGGGTGCTGGGCTTCATGGACGGGCTCTCCTCCTGCTGCGGCGAGGAGCGCGTGATGGTCTTCACCATGAGCGGCGGCAAGGACGGCGTGGACCCGGCCGTGCTGCGCCCGGGCCGGCTGGACGTGCACATCCACTTCACCCTCTGCGACTTCCAGGGCTTCAAGGCGCTCGCCAGCAACTACCTCGGCCTCAAGGACCACAAGCTCTACCCGCAGGTCGAGGAGGGCTTCCACGCCGGCGCGCGCCTCAGCCCCGCCGAGCTCGGCGAGATCATGCTCGCCAACCGCGCCTCCCCGAGCCGCGCCCTCCGCACCGTCATCAGCGCGCTGCAGCACGTCGCGGCGCCGCCTGCCAGAACCAgctccgccgccgcggcgcgcCCGCCCAGGCTCAGCTCAAGATTATCCGGCCACCTCGACGAGCCCAACGCGGCGGCGTCCGAGTCCAACGCGGCGAGCCTGTCGCCGGGAGGGTTCGGGAAGGAGACGCCCATGCGAGAGTTCAAGAAGCTCTACGGCCTCATCAAGATCAGGAGCCGCAAGGAGGGCGGCGTCGTGCCGGTCGACGACACGGCGGGCTCGCCGCACAGGCGGGTGAGCGACGCCAGCGCCACCGAGAAGGACCGGTGA